A part of Candidatus Delongbacteria bacterium genomic DNA contains:
- a CDS encoding dTMP kinase: protein MNPGLLISFEGSDGSGKSTQIALLETWLKEQNRPVAVFREPGGSTISEAIRAILLDPGHTAMAADTELLLYTASRMQLLHEKVCPALAEGRVVILDRFADSTTAYQGWGRGLPLERVRQLNELVRSIAWPRRTYWLDLDPATGLARAGSRGAEADRLERERLEFFLAVREGYRRIHAEDPQRVIKLDAGAAVNQIAMRIREDLSLLLPRP from the coding sequence GTGAACCCCGGTCTGCTGATCAGCTTCGAAGGCAGCGACGGCAGTGGCAAGAGCACCCAGATCGCCCTGCTGGAAACCTGGCTGAAGGAACAGAATCGCCCGGTGGCGGTATTCCGGGAGCCCGGCGGCTCGACCATCTCGGAAGCGATCCGCGCGATTCTGCTGGATCCCGGTCACACGGCCATGGCCGCCGACACCGAACTACTGCTTTATACCGCCAGCCGGATGCAGTTGCTGCACGAGAAGGTCTGCCCGGCGCTGGCCGAAGGGCGAGTGGTGATTCTGGACCGTTTCGCCGACTCCACCACGGCCTATCAGGGCTGGGGGCGCGGATTGCCGCTGGAGCGGGTGCGTCAGCTGAACGAGCTGGTGCGCAGCATCGCCTGGCCCCGACGCACCTACTGGCTGGACCTGGATCCCGCCACCGGACTGGCCCGCGCCGGTTCACGGGGGGCCGAAGCCGACCGCCTCGAGCGCGAGCGCCTGGAGTTCTTTCTGGCTGTGCGCGAAGGCTATCGCCGGATCCATGCCGAAGATCCGCAGCGCGTGATCAAGCTGGATGCGGGCGCTGCCGTTAACCAGATTGCCATGCGCATCCGCGAGGACCTGTCTCTGCTGCTGCCCCGCCCCTGA
- a CDS encoding S41 family peptidase, whose protein sequence is MKLSRVLPFLLMGLLLMGADEPANRDEYMASMRENLQRFQKVYQYLVFRYVDEINPEATIEAAIHGMLDELDPYTDYFIEEEAESLDEMTRGEYGGLGMQVGQRGSTKRLTVISPFEDSPAWKAGLLPGDVITEIDGLSTTDEKLSDVVKHMKGEPGTQVTITVERPGYETPLVYTLTREMIAIQDLKFAGMIDKSQGLGYVRLTGFSGKATESLRKALIDLNAQGLNKLVLDLRGNPGGLLREAVGVSDLFLPVGARIVETRGRDDEILKEYTSENDPIFTGELVLLVNQGSASASEIVSGAIQDLDRGVIVGTNTYGKGLVQSVVSLDSNSKVKLTTAKYYIPSGRLIQRIDYFEDNKVLYHINKGEPVDSLFHTDQGRVVIGGRGILPDVEQEPEAWPFFVSELWRSNLFINFLTDREREGHAIAKTKVNAALLSEFQTFIQKSEFTFKPSGSEQLEELEKIVEREGYGSPVADALISLRQKLEGDPEQHFVQNQEWIERLLTSEILSRSEGQDARTLYALSYDRQFDAAQRLLTAGEDQYRATLRPVVTTALEESAR, encoded by the coding sequence ATGAAACTCTCCCGCGTCCTGCCCTTTCTCCTGATGGGTCTGCTCCTGATGGGAGCGGACGAACCGGCCAACCGCGACGAATACATGGCCTCGATGCGCGAGAATCTGCAGCGCTTCCAGAAGGTGTACCAGTACCTGGTGTTCCGCTATGTGGACGAGATCAACCCCGAAGCCACCATCGAAGCCGCGATCCATGGCATGCTGGACGAGTTGGACCCCTACACCGACTACTTCATCGAAGAGGAAGCGGAAAGCCTGGACGAGATGACCCGGGGCGAGTACGGGGGTCTGGGCATGCAGGTGGGCCAGCGTGGCAGCACGAAGCGCCTGACCGTGATCAGCCCCTTCGAGGATTCGCCCGCCTGGAAGGCCGGTCTGCTGCCCGGCGATGTGATCACCGAGATCGACGGCCTCTCCACGACCGACGAGAAACTGTCCGACGTGGTCAAGCACATGAAGGGCGAGCCCGGCACCCAGGTCACCATCACGGTGGAACGCCCCGGTTACGAAACCCCGCTGGTGTACACACTCACGCGCGAGATGATCGCGATCCAGGACCTCAAGTTCGCCGGCATGATCGACAAGTCGCAGGGGCTGGGCTATGTGCGTCTCACGGGCTTCAGCGGCAAGGCCACCGAGAGCCTGCGCAAGGCGCTGATCGACCTGAACGCCCAGGGGCTGAACAAGCTGGTGCTGGACCTGCGTGGCAATCCGGGCGGCCTGCTGCGCGAAGCGGTGGGCGTGTCGGATCTCTTCCTGCCCGTGGGTGCGCGCATCGTGGAGACCCGCGGCCGTGACGATGAGATCCTGAAGGAGTACACATCCGAGAACGACCCGATCTTCACGGGCGAGCTGGTGCTGCTGGTGAACCAGGGCAGCGCCTCGGCCAGCGAGATCGTCAGCGGCGCGATCCAGGACCTGGACCGCGGCGTGATCGTGGGCACCAACACCTACGGCAAGGGCCTGGTGCAAAGCGTGGTGAGCCTGGACAGCAACAGCAAGGTCAAGCTGACCACCGCCAAGTACTACATCCCCAGTGGGCGCCTGATCCAGCGCATCGACTATTTCGAGGACAACAAGGTCCTGTACCACATCAACAAGGGCGAGCCGGTGGACAGCCTGTTCCACACCGACCAGGGGCGCGTGGTGATCGGCGGACGCGGCATTCTGCCCGACGTGGAGCAGGAGCCCGAAGCCTGGCCCTTCTTCGTGTCCGAACTGTGGCGCTCGAACCTCTTCATCAATTTCCTCACGGACCGGGAGCGTGAGGGACACGCCATCGCGAAGACCAAGGTCAACGCGGCTCTGCTCTCCGAGTTCCAGACTTTCATCCAGAAGAGCGAGTTCACCTTCAAGCCCAGTGGCAGCGAGCAGCTCGAGGAGCTGGAAAAGATCGTCGAGCGCGAAGGCTACGGCAGCCCCGTGGCCGATGCCCTGATCAGCCTGCGCCAGAAACTGGAAGGCGACCCGGAACAGCACTTCGTCCAGAATCAGGAATGGATCGAGCGCCTGCTGACCAGCGAGATTCTCAGCCGCAGCGAGGGCCAGGATGCCCGCACGCTGTATGCCCTGAGTTACGACCGCCAGTTCGATGCGGCCCAGCGTCTGCTCACGGCAGGCGAGGACCAGTACCGCGCCACCCTGAGGCCCGTGGTGACCACCGCATTGGAAGAGAGTGCCCGCTGA
- the rsmI gene encoding 16S rRNA (cytidine(1402)-2'-O)-methyltransferase: MTGILYIVPTPIGNLADITLRAIEVLRAVPLIAAEDTRTSRRLLEHHGIATPMTSYHDFSSPAALDRLTSHLAAGSDLALISDAGTPGINDPSYRLVNGAIALGIPVVPLPGATSIIPALVGSGLPTDRFSFLGFVPRKKGRQTFLAELVERPETSIFLESPHRLPDTLAALAASIPDRRLCVARELSKLHEEFLRLSTLEMRDHFNANPVRGEFVLLLEGKALASKRQQAAEAEANRDPRGRMPL; the protein is encoded by the coding sequence ATGACCGGCATCCTCTACATCGTGCCCACTCCCATCGGCAATCTGGCGGACATCACTCTGCGCGCCATCGAGGTGCTCAGGGCCGTGCCCCTGATCGCGGCCGAAGACACACGCACCAGTCGCCGCCTGCTGGAACACCACGGCATCGCCACGCCGATGACTTCCTACCACGATTTCTCCAGCCCGGCCGCTCTGGACAGACTGACCAGCCACCTGGCCGCCGGCTCGGATCTGGCCCTGATCAGCGACGCCGGCACTCCCGGCATCAACGACCCCAGTTATCGCCTGGTGAATGGCGCCATCGCGCTGGGCATTCCCGTGGTGCCACTGCCGGGAGCCACCAGCATCATTCCGGCCCTGGTGGGCAGCGGCTTGCCCACCGACCGCTTCAGCTTCCTGGGTTTCGTGCCGCGCAAGAAGGGCCGCCAGACCTTTCTGGCCGAGCTGGTGGAGCGCCCCGAGACCAGCATCTTCCTCGAGTCTCCGCACCGGCTGCCGGACACTCTGGCCGCCCTGGCCGCCAGCATTCCCGATCGCCGACTCTGCGTGGCCCGGGAACTGAGCAAGCTCCATGAGGAGTTCCTGCGGCTCAGCACGCTGGAGATGCGCGATCACTTCAATGCCAACCCCGTGCGCGGTGAATTCGTGCTGCTGCTGGAAGGCAAGGCTCTGGCCAGCAAGCGCCAGCAGGCGGCCGAGGCCGAGGCCAATCGGGACCCACGCGGGAGGATGCCATTGTGA
- a CDS encoding T9SS type A sorting domain-containing protein gives MMIALLLLLQAPARAQLDSTRALSMFPLQEGNRWEYAVMVFPYNGTPYDDGFRMVEVVGDTLLPNGVRYSRLSGIDLLEWGGIEPWLTSYARVDTAALDVKVYSEWLGDCDSAGTSEAVLLDLGAQGFGYYTNFLCGYAVDTYFHAETSTVGPFGGPDSAMVHSRCCYQEYMLSPSFGLTGFSVGDLGHVTYTIAYARIDGVEYWATGLEDNRRGHPGTFALELDSYPNPFNPATTLSYTLAQSQRVELDIFNLRGQRVRSLVSGWQQSGAHEVSFHGEDLASGVYLARLEACGQCVTRKLLLLE, from the coding sequence ATGATGATTGCACTCCTGCTCCTGCTGCAAGCGCCGGCACGGGCGCAACTCGATTCGACCCGCGCCCTGAGCATGTTCCCGTTGCAGGAGGGAAACCGGTGGGAGTATGCCGTGATGGTCTTTCCCTACAACGGCACACCCTACGATGACGGGTTCAGGATGGTCGAGGTGGTGGGGGACACGCTGCTGCCCAATGGTGTGCGTTACAGCCGCTTGTCCGGTATCGACCTGCTGGAATGGGGGGGAATCGAACCCTGGCTGACCTCATATGCCCGCGTGGATACCGCAGCCCTGGATGTCAAGGTGTACAGTGAATGGCTCGGGGACTGCGACAGCGCCGGTACCAGCGAAGCAGTGCTGCTGGACCTTGGTGCCCAGGGATTCGGATACTACACAAACTTCCTTTGCGGCTACGCAGTGGACACCTACTTCCATGCCGAAACGAGTACCGTCGGGCCCTTCGGTGGCCCGGATTCGGCAATGGTTCACAGCAGGTGTTGTTACCAGGAATACATGCTGTCGCCGTCATTCGGTCTCACAGGCTTTAGCGTAGGGGATCTCGGACATGTCACCTACACAATCGCCTACGCCCGGATAGACGGTGTGGAATACTGGGCTACCGGACTGGAAGACAACCGGCGTGGGCACCCCGGAACCTTCGCACTGGAACTGGACAGTTATCCCAACCCCTTCAACCCAGCGACGACCCTGAGCTACACCTTGGCGCAGAGTCAACGCGTGGAGCTCGACATCTTCAACTTGCGGGGCCAGCGAGTCCGCTCCCTGGTATCCGGCTGGCAGCAATCGGGTGCCCACGAGGTCTCCTTTCACGGGGAAGACCTGGCAAGTGGTGTCTACCTGGCCCGGTTGGAAGCCTGCGGGCAGTGTGTGACGCGAAAGCTTCTGCTTCTGGAATAG
- a CDS encoding HAD-IB family phosphatase has product MTQTPLPGPAVVFCDFDGTVTEEDTLVLLLDRFARTRADGAHWRSIEDDPDLPEIEKLQAEMDLLALDWPQALEYLHTVVRIRAGFQAFHDRLQARGIPLKLVSGGFVEIIEAFLPPARYPGMELLANRIEVQNSVWRVRPAASPKITGACNHCKSWHLGQHDGHTLVYIGDGSTDFCPAGQVPVVFARDSLARHLDRAGKPWWPFETFHEIETRMEQLGLL; this is encoded by the coding sequence GTGACACAGACGCCCTTGCCCGGCCCCGCGGTGGTCTTCTGCGATTTTGACGGCACCGTGACCGAAGAGGACACGCTGGTGCTGCTGCTGGACCGCTTCGCGCGGACCCGTGCCGACGGGGCCCACTGGCGCTCCATCGAAGACGACCCGGACCTGCCCGAGATCGAGAAACTGCAGGCCGAGATGGACCTGCTGGCACTGGACTGGCCGCAGGCTCTCGAGTATCTGCACACGGTGGTGCGCATCCGCGCGGGCTTTCAGGCCTTTCACGACCGGCTGCAGGCCCGCGGCATTCCCCTGAAGCTGGTCTCGGGCGGCTTCGTGGAGATCATTGAAGCCTTCCTGCCCCCGGCCCGATATCCGGGCATGGAGCTGCTGGCAAACAGGATTGAAGTGCAGAACAGCGTCTGGCGTGTGCGCCCCGCCGCCAGCCCGAAGATCACCGGGGCCTGCAACCACTGCAAGAGCTGGCATCTGGGCCAGCATGACGGACACACCCTGGTGTACATCGGCGACGGTTCCACCGACTTCTGCCCCGCCGGTCAGGTGCCGGTGGTCTTTGCCCGGGACAGCCTGGCCCGCCACCTGGACCGAGCCGGCAAGCCCTGGTGGCCCTTCGAGACATTCCACGAGATCGAGACACGCATGGAGCAGCTGGGACTTCTGTGA
- a CDS encoding TerC/Alx family metal homeostasis membrane protein: MGLLALDLGVFHRKAHVVSAREAMGWSAVWITLSLCFAVFVYFGYENQWLGMGSTVDAVDGLVNDGHNAVLKYLTGYVVELSLSVDNVFVIALIFSFFAVPAIYQHRVLFWGIVGAQVLRGVMILAGAKLVAEFHWVLYLFGLFLVITGLRMLLPGDSDPDPANNPVIRFVRRFFPVTARFHGEHFVVRAGSPESRMAALPGQTEQVDEVVARARPGTLLLTPLALTLVIVETTDVVFAVDSIPAIFAITADPFLVFTSNVFAILGLRSFYFALASMLDSFRFLKLSLALVLLVVGGKMLAGEWLQTLLGHNFNLYLLAAVVGILGSGVIASMLFKVEETPAEPKP, encoded by the coding sequence ATGGGATTGCTGGCCCTCGATCTGGGGGTCTTTCATCGCAAGGCCCACGTGGTCAGTGCCCGGGAAGCCATGGGCTGGTCGGCGGTCTGGATCACTCTCAGCCTCTGTTTTGCCGTCTTCGTCTACTTTGGCTATGAGAACCAGTGGCTGGGAATGGGCAGCACCGTGGATGCGGTGGACGGCCTGGTGAACGACGGCCACAACGCCGTGCTCAAGTATCTCACCGGCTACGTGGTCGAATTGTCCCTGAGCGTGGACAATGTCTTCGTGATCGCCCTGATCTTCAGCTTCTTCGCCGTGCCCGCGATCTACCAGCACCGAGTGCTGTTCTGGGGCATCGTGGGGGCCCAGGTACTGCGCGGCGTGATGATTCTGGCGGGCGCGAAACTGGTGGCCGAATTCCACTGGGTGCTGTACCTCTTCGGGCTCTTCCTGGTGATCACGGGCCTGCGCATGCTGCTTCCCGGCGACAGTGACCCGGACCCGGCCAACAATCCGGTGATCCGTTTCGTGCGCCGTTTCTTTCCGGTCACGGCCCGCTTTCACGGAGAACACTTCGTGGTGCGTGCGGGCTCGCCCGAATCCCGCATGGCGGCGCTGCCCGGCCAGACCGAGCAGGTGGACGAGGTGGTGGCCAGAGCGCGTCCCGGCACCCTGTTGCTGACTCCGCTGGCCCTGACCCTGGTGATCGTCGAGACCACCGACGTGGTCTTCGCCGTGGATTCGATTCCCGCGATCTTCGCGATCACGGCCGACCCCTTCCTGGTGTTCACCAGCAATGTCTTCGCCATTCTGGGGCTGCGCTCCTTCTACTTCGCGCTGGCCAGCATGCTGGACTCCTTCCGCTTTCTCAAGCTCTCGCTGGCCCTCGTGCTGCTGGTGGTGGGCGGCAAGATGCTGGCCGGAGAATGGCTGCAGACCCTGCTGGGACACAACTTCAACCTGTACCTGCTGGCGGCCGTGGTGGGCATTCTGGGCTCGGGCGTGATCGCTTCGATGCTGTTCAAGGTCGAGGAAACTCCCGCGGAGCCGAAGCCGTGA
- a CDS encoding M20/M25/M40 family metallo-hydrolase translates to MVSGFREPDIRDSLRRSVLLTERLVSIPSVTPGEQEIIAFLEGWCHEHGLQVARQPVADGRDNLLAWSGQAPRLWFSTHVDTVPPFIPFSRQDDVLSGRGTCDTHGGLACMLTVLEELLAEGVSAGVLLVVGEEVNHAGARRAGEADPLPPVTGTRSIILCEPTEMKLVRAQKGVLKLWLRAEGRAAHSSLPHLGESAIATLLACSRSLLEENWPTDPVLGPTYVNLGRISGGVAANVIPAEAEGEFCFRTVREMAWYQARILALVAGRCRVEFEGAGEPQVFSELPGWPLCVAPFGTDAEYLRPLGDVYLIGPGRIEMAHRSDESITLDELQAGLAGYRQLARQLLETH, encoded by the coding sequence ATGGTTTCTGGCTTCCGCGAACCCGATATCCGCGATTCACTCAGACGCTCCGTGCTCCTCACGGAGCGTCTGGTTTCAATCCCCTCCGTGACACCCGGCGAGCAGGAGATCATTGCCTTTCTCGAAGGCTGGTGTCACGAGCATGGGCTGCAGGTGGCCCGCCAACCCGTGGCGGACGGCCGCGACAATCTGCTGGCCTGGTCGGGCCAGGCGCCGCGGCTCTGGTTCAGCACGCACGTCGACACGGTGCCGCCCTTCATTCCCTTCAGCCGCCAGGACGATGTCCTGTCGGGGCGCGGAACCTGTGATACGCACGGCGGACTGGCCTGCATGCTGACCGTGCTGGAAGAGCTGTTGGCGGAAGGTGTGTCCGCAGGTGTGTTGCTGGTGGTGGGTGAGGAAGTGAATCACGCGGGAGCGCGACGCGCTGGCGAAGCGGACCCGCTGCCTCCGGTGACGGGCACGCGCAGCATCATCCTCTGCGAACCCACCGAAATGAAACTGGTGCGCGCCCAGAAGGGTGTGCTCAAGCTCTGGTTGCGCGCCGAGGGCCGGGCGGCTCACAGCAGCCTGCCCCACCTGGGCGAGAGCGCAATCGCGACTCTGCTGGCCTGCAGCCGTAGCCTGCTGGAGGAGAATTGGCCCACGGATCCCGTGCTGGGGCCAACCTATGTGAATCTGGGGCGCATCTCGGGCGGTGTGGCCGCCAATGTGATACCCGCCGAGGCCGAGGGGGAGTTCTGCTTCCGCACCGTGCGCGAGATGGCCTGGTACCAGGCACGCATTCTGGCGCTGGTGGCCGGACGCTGCCGGGTGGAGTTCGAAGGGGCTGGCGAGCCGCAGGTCTTCAGCGAACTGCCCGGCTGGCCGCTCTGCGTGGCGCCCTTCGGCACCGATGCCGAGTACCTGCGCCCACTGGGAGATGTATACCTGATCGGACCCGGGCGCATCGAGATGGCGCACCGCTCCGACGAATCGATCACGCTGGACGAACTGCAGGCGGGCCTCGCGGGCTACCGTCAACTGGCACGGCAGCTACTGGAGACCCACTGA
- a CDS encoding Glu/Leu/Phe/Val dehydrogenase — protein MQYAENSTAFRAELQELNERFENLKPEVELTVRDPELGSPAIWWSGAHWPAQGPAGACGKGGTRLTPTVDVAELKMLSRIQTLKNAAAGLALGGAKSGLAADPNEPGFEKKYRRFVQLLKPMLRENGGPWGGFGYDLGGNPIHCKWACDELGSTKGFTGKPVEMGGTDYDAEGIAGLGVAQAAETLLEVKGEDPSRITCAIQGAGAMGAGVIRYFSETGATICWISDPRLEGTWYLPEGLTPTLRDNLAQMDFAASVQELKAGGYRQLPLEDVLFQPVDLLFPCAVQDVLHKDNEPRIQARYVVEGANNPLSAECRTALHKRGVIVIPDFIANAGGVIAAYVELISTVSDEENARTRAKVSESKVMTRTKIAENVKQLLELVKRFDVEPIDASRYIALKRIFA, from the coding sequence ATGCAGTACGCAGAGAACAGCACGGCCTTCCGGGCCGAATTGCAGGAATTGAACGAGCGCTTTGAGAATCTCAAGCCCGAAGTGGAACTCACCGTGCGCGACCCGGAGCTGGGGTCACCGGCCATCTGGTGGTCTGGAGCACACTGGCCTGCGCAAGGGCCCGCTGGGGCCTGCGGCAAGGGTGGCACACGGCTGACTCCCACGGTGGACGTGGCCGAGCTGAAAATGCTCTCCCGCATCCAGACCCTCAAGAACGCAGCCGCGGGCCTGGCTCTGGGCGGAGCCAAATCCGGACTGGCCGCGGATCCCAATGAGCCGGGATTCGAGAAGAAGTACCGGCGCTTCGTGCAGCTGCTCAAGCCGATGCTGCGCGAGAACGGCGGCCCCTGGGGCGGCTTTGGTTACGATCTGGGTGGCAATCCGATCCACTGCAAATGGGCCTGTGACGAACTGGGCAGCACCAAGGGCTTCACGGGCAAGCCGGTGGAAATGGGCGGCACGGACTACGACGCCGAGGGCATCGCCGGTCTGGGTGTGGCCCAGGCGGCCGAAACCCTGCTGGAAGTCAAGGGCGAAGATCCCTCGCGCATCACGTGCGCCATTCAGGGGGCCGGTGCGATGGGTGCCGGTGTGATCCGCTATTTCAGTGAGACGGGCGCGACCATCTGCTGGATCAGCGATCCGCGCCTCGAAGGCACCTGGTACCTGCCCGAAGGCCTGACTCCCACGTTGCGTGACAACCTCGCGCAGATGGACTTTGCCGCCTCGGTGCAGGAACTGAAGGCCGGCGGGTATCGCCAGCTTCCCCTTGAGGATGTGCTCTTTCAGCCCGTGGACCTGCTCTTTCCCTGCGCAGTGCAGGATGTTCTGCACAAGGACAACGAGCCACGCATCCAGGCCCGTTATGTGGTTGAGGGAGCCAACAACCCGCTGTCCGCCGAGTGTCGCACGGCCCTGCACAAGCGTGGGGTGATCGTGATTCCCGATTTCATCGCCAATGCGGGTGGTGTGATCGCCGCCTACGTGGAGTTGATTTCCACCGTGAGCGACGAGGAGAATGCACGCACGCGTGCCAAGGTCAGCGAGTCCAAGGTGATGACCCGCACCAAGATCGCCGAGAACGTCAAACAACTGCTGGAGCTGGTCAAGCGCTTCGATGTGGAGCCCATTGACGCCAGCCGTTACATCGCCCTGAAGAGGATCTTCGCTTGA
- a CDS encoding aminotransferase class I/II-fold pyridoxal phosphate-dependent enzyme, with protein sequence MGFNTRAIHAGQEPDPQTGSVTTPIIQTSTFAQTGIGQHKGWDYTRAGNPTRDAAEANLAALENASHGHLFSSGMAAIHALTVLLKTGDHIVCTRDVYGGTWRLITQILEPWGLKADFVESHTVANVEKAIRPETKLLFIETPTNPLLTVTDIAAMAQLARRHKLILVVDNTFMSPFFQNPLDLGAHIVMHSCTKYILGHSDMIAGFLGTSDDALSERLRFMQKCSGALPSPQDCFLILRSTKTLGVRMERHYSNALKVALMLRDHPRVSKVHYPGLPSHPQHELATRQMRGFGGMVSFELADRAAAERFATSVRVFTLAESLGGVESLVNHPAGMTHASVPKEQREAYGLTDSLLRLSVGIEDIEDLLDDLSQALAKV encoded by the coding sequence ATGGGTTTCAACACCCGCGCGATTCACGCCGGCCAGGAGCCGGACCCCCAGACCGGTTCGGTGACCACGCCGATCATCCAGACCTCCACCTTCGCCCAGACCGGCATCGGTCAGCACAAGGGCTGGGACTACACGCGCGCGGGCAACCCCACTCGCGACGCGGCGGAAGCCAATCTGGCCGCACTGGAAAACGCGAGCCACGGCCACCTGTTCTCGTCGGGCATGGCGGCCATTCACGCGCTGACCGTGCTGCTGAAGACCGGCGACCACATCGTCTGCACGCGTGATGTTTACGGCGGCACCTGGCGCCTGATCACCCAGATTCTGGAACCCTGGGGCCTGAAGGCCGATTTCGTCGAGAGTCACACGGTGGCCAATGTCGAAAAGGCGATTCGCCCCGAGACCAAGCTGCTCTTCATCGAAACGCCCACCAACCCGCTGCTGACGGTGACCGACATTGCCGCCATGGCCCAGCTGGCCCGCAGGCACAAACTGATTCTGGTGGTGGACAACACCTTCATGTCGCCCTTCTTCCAGAACCCGCTGGACCTGGGCGCCCATATCGTGATGCACAGCTGCACCAAGTACATCCTGGGTCACAGCGACATGATCGCGGGTTTCCTGGGCACCAGCGACGACGCGCTCTCCGAGCGCCTGCGCTTCATGCAGAAATGCTCGGGCGCGCTGCCCAGCCCCCAGGACTGTTTCCTGATTCTGCGCAGCACCAAGACCCTGGGCGTGCGCATGGAACGCCACTACTCCAACGCGCTGAAGGTGGCGCTGATGCTGCGCGACCACCCCCGGGTGAGCAAGGTGCACTACCCCGGCCTGCCCAGTCATCCCCAGCACGAGCTGGCCACCCGCCAGATGCGCGGTTTCGGCGGCATGGTCAGTTTCGAGCTGGCCGATCGCGCGGCCGCCGAGCGCTTTGCCACCTCGGTGCGTGTCTTCACCCTGGCCGAAAGCCTGGGCGGAGTCGAGAGCCTGGTCAACCACCCCGCCGGCATGACCCACGCCAGCGTACCGAAGGAACAACGCGAGGCCTACGGCCTGACCGACAGCCTGCTGCGCCTCTCGGTGGGCATCGAGGACATCGAGGACCTGCTGGACGACCTGAGCCAGGCGCTGGCGAAGGTTTGA
- the nadE gene encoding NAD(+) synthase, which produces MQSRRIRIRSSQGPTDAPAGSGSAATCAHLERFLKGRGLHRIAARGAGALGGIDSALAAALAVRALGAQNVHAIALPFRASSPASLADARAVADSLGLTLELLEISPMVDAFAAALDQPDALRLGNIMAQVRMTAIFDRSASLGALPLGTSNKTELLLGYGTWYGDLASAINPLGDLYKQQVFALSRHWGCRPVCSTRLLRPTWRKARPTRRIWVGTTSPWTACWCA; this is translated from the coding sequence ATGCAAAGCAGGAGAATCCGCATCCGCTCTTCACAAGGACCGACCGATGCACCTGCTGGCTCTGGATCCGCGGCGACCTGCGCCCACCTGGAACGCTTCCTCAAGGGGCGTGGGCTGCACCGGATTGCAGCGCGTGGTGCTGGGGCTCTCGGAGGAATCGATTCCGCACTGGCGGCCGCACTGGCCGTGCGCGCCCTGGGCGCCCAGAACGTACACGCCATTGCCCTGCCCTTCCGCGCCTCCAGTCCCGCGTCGCTCGCCGATGCCCGTGCCGTGGCCGACAGCCTGGGCCTGACCCTGGAGCTGCTGGAGATTTCTCCCATGGTCGATGCCTTCGCCGCGGCCCTCGACCAGCCCGACGCCCTGCGCCTGGGCAACATCATGGCCCAGGTGCGCATGACCGCGATCTTCGACCGCAGCGCCTCGCTGGGCGCTCTGCCGCTGGGGACCTCCAACAAGACGGAACTGCTCCTCGGCTACGGCACCTGGTACGGCGATCTGGCCAGCGCCATCAACCCGCTGGGCGACCTCTACAAACAGCAGGTCTTCGCGCTCAGCCGCCACTGGGGCTGCCGGCCAGTGTGCTCGACAAGGCTCCTTCGGCCGACCTGGAGGAAGGCCAGACCGACGAGAAGGATCTGGGTTGGGACTACCTCACCATGGACCGCGTGCTGGTGCGCCTGA